The proteins below come from a single Geobacillus thermoleovorans genomic window:
- the pdhB gene encoding pyruvate dehydrogenase complex E1 component subunit beta — MAQMTMVQAITDALRIEMRNDPNVLVFGEDVGVNGGVFRVTEGLQAEFGEERVFDTPLAESGIGGLAIGLALQGFRPVPEIQFFGFVYEAMDAICGQMARIRYRTGGRYHVPITIRSPFGGGVHTPELHSDSLEGLVAQQPGLKVVIPSTPYDAKGLLISAIRDNDPVIFLEHLKLYRSFRQEVPEGEYTIPIGKADIKREGKDITIIAYGAMVHESLKAAAELEKEGISAEVVDLRTVQPLDIETIIGSVEKTGRAIVVQEAQRQAGIAANVVAEINERAILSLEAPVLRVAAPDTVYPFAQAESVWLPNFKDVIETAKKVINF, encoded by the coding sequence ATGGCGCAAATGACAATGGTTCAAGCGATCACCGATGCGCTGCGCATCGAGATGAGAAACGATCCGAACGTGCTGGTGTTTGGCGAAGACGTTGGGGTCAACGGCGGCGTATTCCGGGTGACCGAAGGGCTGCAAGCTGAGTTTGGCGAAGAACGTGTGTTTGATACGCCGCTGGCCGAATCGGGGATCGGCGGTTTGGCGATCGGCTTGGCCTTGCAAGGGTTTCGCCCAGTGCCGGAAATTCAGTTTTTCGGGTTCGTCTATGAGGCGATGGATGCGATTTGCGGACAAATGGCGCGCATCCGCTACCGCACTGGCGGCCGCTACCATGTTCCGATTACGATTCGTTCGCCGTTTGGCGGCGGCGTCCATACGCCAGAATTGCACTCAGACAGCTTAGAAGGACTCGTCGCCCAACAGCCGGGCTTGAAAGTCGTCATCCCGTCGACGCCGTATGATGCGAAAGGATTGCTCATCTCGGCGATCCGCGACAACGACCCGGTTATTTTCCTTGAGCATTTGAAACTGTACCGTTCGTTCCGACAAGAGGTGCCCGAAGGAGAGTACACAATTCCGATCGGCAAAGCAGACATTAAGCGTGAAGGGAAAGACATTACGATTATCGCGTACGGGGCCATGGTGCATGAATCGTTAAAGGCGGCGGCAGAATTAGAGAAAGAAGGCATTTCTGCCGAAGTCGTCGACTTGCGCACCGTGCAGCCGCTCGATATTGAGACGATCATTGGTTCGGTCGAAAAAACGGGCCGCGCCATCGTCGTTCAAGAAGCGCAACGGCAAGCCGGCATCGCCGCCAACGTCGTTGCTGAAATTAACGAGCGCGCGATTTTAAGCCTTGAGGCGCCTGTATTGCGCGTCGCCGCGCCGGATACCGTCTATCCGTTCGCTCAAGCAGAATCGGTGTGGCTGCCGAACTTTAAAGACGTGATCGAGACGGCGAAAAAAGTGATCAACTTCTAA
- the pdhA gene encoding pyruvate dehydrogenase (acetyl-transferring) E1 component subunit alpha has protein sequence MGVKTSQFRFAEQLEKVAEQFPTFQILNEEGEIVNEEAMPELSDEQLKELMRRMVYTRILDQRSISLNRQGRLGFYAPTAGQEASQIASHFALEKEDFILPGYRDVPQIIWHGLPLYQAFLFSRGHFHGNQIPEGVNVLPPQIIIGAQYIQAAGVALGLKMRGKKAVAITYTGDGGTSQGDFYEGINFAGAFKAPAIFVVQNNRFAISTPVEKQTIAKTLAQKAVAAGIPGIQVDGMDPLAVYAAVKAARERAINGEGPTLIETLCFRYGPHTMSGDDPTRYRSKELENEWAKKDPLVRFRKFLEAKGLWSEEEENRVIEQAKEDIKEAIKKADETPKQKVTDLISIMFEELPANLKEQYEIYKEKESK, from the coding sequence ATGGGTGTGAAAACCTCCCAGTTTCGATTTGCGGAGCAGCTCGAGAAAGTAGCCGAGCAGTTCCCGACGTTTCAAATTTTGAATGAAGAAGGCGAAATCGTCAACGAAGAGGCGATGCCGGAGTTAAGCGATGAGCAGCTGAAAGAGCTGATGCGCCGCATGGTGTATACGCGCATACTCGACCAGCGCTCCATTTCGTTGAACCGCCAAGGCCGACTCGGGTTTTACGCGCCGACCGCCGGGCAAGAAGCGAGCCAAATCGCCAGCCATTTTGCGCTTGAGAAAGAAGATTTCATTTTGCCGGGATATCGCGACGTTCCGCAAATCATTTGGCACGGGCTTCCGCTTTATCAAGCGTTTTTGTTCTCGCGCGGCCACTTTCATGGCAACCAAATTCCTGAAGGCGTCAACGTCTTGCCGCCGCAAATCATCATCGGCGCCCAATACATTCAAGCGGCCGGCGTGGCGCTCGGCTTGAAAATGCGGGGCAAAAAGGCGGTGGCCATTACATATACCGGCGATGGGGGCACATCGCAAGGCGACTTTTATGAAGGGATCAACTTCGCGGGGGCGTTTAAGGCACCGGCCATCTTTGTTGTGCAAAACAACCGCTTTGCCATCTCGACGCCAGTGGAGAAGCAAACGATCGCCAAAACATTGGCGCAAAAAGCGGTCGCTGCCGGCATTCCGGGCATTCAAGTCGACGGCATGGATCCGCTTGCGGTCTACGCCGCGGTGAAAGCAGCCCGCGAACGCGCCATTAACGGCGAAGGGCCGACGCTCATCGAAACGCTTTGCTTCCGCTACGGTCCGCACACGATGTCCGGCGACGATCCGACGCGCTATCGTTCGAAAGAACTCGAAAACGAATGGGCGAAAAAAGACCCGCTTGTCCGCTTCCGCAAGTTTTTAGAAGCGAAAGGTTTATGGAGCGAAGAGGAAGAAAACCGCGTCATCGAGCAGGCGAAAGAGGACATCAAGGAAGCGATCAAAAAAGCGGACGAAACGCCGAAACAAAAAGTGACCGACTTAATCAGCATCATGTTCGAAGAGCTGCCGGCGAACTTAAAAGAGCAGTATGAAATTTATAAAGAGAAGGAGTCGAAGTAA
- a CDS encoding dihydrolipoamide acetyltransferase family protein yields the protein MAFEFKLPDIGEGIHEGEIVKWFVKPGDEVNEDDVLCEVQNDKAVVEIPSPVKGKVLEILVPEGTVATVGQTLITLDAPGYENMTFKGQEHEEVKKEEKAETVSKKEMVETAAPSAPAAEAEADPNRRVIAMPSVRKYAREKGVDIRLVQGTGKNGRILKEDIDAFLAGGAKAAAEPTPQAAEEKAAPQAPAAKPVVPEGEFPETREKMSGIRRAIAKAMVHSKHTAPHVTLMDEADVTKLVAHRKKFKAIAAEKGIKLTFLPYVVKALVSALREYPVLNTSIDDATEEIIHKHYYNIGIAADTDRGLLVPVIKHADRKPIFALAKEINELAEKAREGKLMPNEMKGASCTITNIGSAGGQWFTPVINHPEVAILGIGRIAEKPIVRDGEIVAAPVLALSLSFDHRMIDGATAQKALNHIKQLLSDPELLLMEA from the coding sequence GTGGCATTTGAATTTAAGCTGCCGGACATTGGCGAAGGCATTCACGAAGGCGAGATCGTCAAATGGTTCGTCAAGCCGGGCGATGAAGTGAACGAAGACGACGTGTTGTGCGAAGTGCAAAACGACAAAGCGGTCGTCGAGATCCCATCTCCTGTCAAGGGGAAAGTGCTTGAGATTCTCGTCCCGGAAGGAACGGTGGCGACGGTCGGGCAAACGCTCATTACGCTCGATGCGCCGGGCTATGAAAACATGACGTTTAAAGGACAAGAACACGAAGAAGTGAAAAAAGAGGAAAAAGCGGAAACGGTGTCGAAAAAGGAAATGGTTGAGACCGCTGCTCCGAGCGCACCGGCGGCCGAAGCGGAAGCCGACCCGAACCGCCGCGTCATCGCGATGCCGTCTGTGCGCAAATATGCGCGTGAAAAAGGCGTCGATATCCGCCTCGTCCAAGGCACGGGGAAAAACGGCCGCATTTTGAAAGAAGATATTGATGCCTTCCTCGCCGGCGGCGCGAAAGCCGCGGCTGAGCCGACGCCGCAAGCGGCGGAAGAGAAGGCAGCGCCGCAAGCGCCAGCGGCGAAACCGGTTGTGCCGGAAGGCGAATTCCCGGAAACGCGCGAGAAAATGAGCGGCATCCGTCGGGCGATCGCCAAGGCCATGGTGCATTCGAAACATACGGCCCCGCACGTGACGCTGATGGACGAAGCCGATGTGACGAAGCTTGTTGCTCACCGAAAAAAATTCAAGGCCATTGCCGCGGAAAAAGGCATCAAGCTGACGTTCTTGCCGTATGTCGTCAAAGCGCTTGTTTCCGCGCTGCGTGAATATCCGGTGCTGAATACGTCGATCGACGATGCGACGGAGGAAATTATTCATAAGCATTACTACAACATCGGCATCGCCGCTGATACGGATCGAGGGTTGCTCGTGCCGGTCATTAAACATGCCGACCGGAAGCCGATTTTCGCGCTGGCGAAGGAAATCAACGAACTCGCTGAAAAAGCGCGCGAAGGCAAACTGATGCCAAACGAAATGAAAGGCGCATCGTGCACGATCACGAACATCGGCTCAGCCGGCGGGCAATGGTTTACGCCGGTCATCAACCATCCGGAAGTGGCGATTCTTGGCATCGGCCGCATTGCCGAAAAACCGATCGTCCGCGACGGTGAAATTGTCGCTGCTCCGGTCTTGGCGCTCTCGTTGAGCTTTGACCATCGGATGATCGACGGAGCGACGGCGCAAAAAGCGCTCAACCATATCAAGCAGCTGTTAAGCGATCCAGAATTATTATTAATGGAGGCGTAA
- the def gene encoding peptide deformylase, producing MITMKDIIKEGHPTLRKIAEPVPLPPSEEDKRILQSLLDYVKMSQDPELAAKYGLRPGIGLAAPQINVSKRMIAVHVTDENGTLYSYALFNPKIVSHSVQQCYLTTGEGCLSVDRDVPGYVPRYARITVTGTTIDGEEVTLRLKGLPAIVFQHEIDHLNGIMFYDRINPDDPFQVPDGAIPIGR from the coding sequence ATGATCACGATGAAGGACATCATCAAAGAGGGGCACCCGACATTGCGGAAAATCGCCGAACCCGTTCCGTTGCCGCCTTCAGAGGAAGATAAGCGCATTTTGCAAAGCTTGCTTGACTACGTGAAAATGAGCCAAGACCCGGAGCTGGCAGCTAAATACGGCCTGCGGCCCGGCATTGGCCTTGCCGCCCCGCAAATCAACGTCTCAAAGCGGATGATCGCCGTCCATGTCACCGATGAAAACGGGACGCTGTACAGCTACGCCTTGTTCAATCCGAAAATCGTCAGCCATTCCGTCCAGCAATGTTACTTGACGACCGGGGAAGGCTGCCTGTCGGTCGACCGCGACGTGCCAGGGTATGTGCCGCGCTATGCCCGCATCACGGTCACTGGGACGACGATCGACGGCGAAGAAGTCACACTGCGCTTGAAAGGGCTGCCGGCCATCGTCTTCCAACATGAAATCGATCATTTAAACGGCATTATGTTCTATGACCGCATCAACCCCGATGACCCGTTTCAAGTGCCGGACGGGGCGATTCCAATCGGGCGCTAA